CGGCCTGGTGATGGGTTGCGGCGCACGCACCTCCACCCATCCTACCGGTTCGTGTGCTGAATCAGCCACGCCAGCCGGGCGGAGGATTCGAACGAGCAGGTCCAGTGCGTAGGATGGGTGGAGCGAAGCGTAACCCATCGTTACCCGGCAATGCGATGGGTTATGGCGCTGCGCACCTCCACCCATCCTACCGGTTCGTGTGTTGAATCAGCCACGCCAGCCGGGCGGAGGATTCGAACGAGCAGGTCCACTTGTAGGCCCGGTCCAGCGACTCGGCGCAGACATAGACGCCGTGTCCGCGCACCACGGCCGCCGGCCGCTCGGCCAGTTCGGCCGCGACCCGGCCCGGCGAATCCGCCAGATAATCCGCCAGCCCTATGTCCAGCACCGGGATGCGGTCGAAGTAGTACTGGCCCTCGAAATCGACCGGCACGAAATCCCGGCCGTCGAAGGTCATGCTGATGCTGTAGGGCCCGTGGCTGTGCAGGATCGCGGTGGCGGCCGGGTTGGCCCGGTACACGGCCTGGTGCAGCGGGGTGTCGAGCGAGCCGCCGTCGGGCGCAGGCGCGCCGATCTGTCCGTGCACCAGGTCATCGATTGTCAGCGTGTCCGCACAGGCGCCGCTGGGCGTGATCCAGAAGTCCTCGCCGCTGCGCACCGAGGCGTTGCCGCTGTGCGAGTCATTCAGGCCGTACTGGCGCAGCCAGCGGTAGTACTGTACGAGCGATTGCCGCAGATCCATGAATTTATCCTGTTTTCAAGATGCCAAAGAGCGCCACGGAATACACGGAAGGCACGGAAGAAGAATAGAACTCCATGATTTGGTTACTGAGTGCCATGATGGGTTCCCTCTATCCGGGGATGGTCCGATAAATCTCATTAATATAATGATTCATATATTATTTTTCTTCTCCTGATTGGTTCGGAAGCTTTGCATGAGACCGATCATTCTTGGACTTGAATGAAAAGAATTATTTATTTCCGTGCCTTCCGTGTATTCCGTGGCGCTCTTTACCGGAGGTCAGTCTAATGACCGGGCACTCTATCTGTCATCCGATTCGCGTTACAATCGAGCCGCAATCATTCAAAGGAACAGGCATGAGCAGGCAACGCAAGCAACAGGGTTTCACCCTGATCGAAATCATGGTGGTGGTGGTCATCCTCGGCATCCTGGCCGCAGTGGTGGTGCCGCGGATCATGAGCCGCCCGGACGAGGCGCGCATCGTCAAGGCGCGGGCGGATATCCAGGCGCTGGAATCGGCGCTGAACCTCTACCGGCTGGACAACTATACCTATCCGACCACCGACCAGGGGCTGGAGGCGCTGGTGGAGAAACCCACCTCGCCGGAACCGCAGAACTGGAAGGAGGGGGGCTACCTCGACCGCATGCCACGCGATCCCTGGCAGCGGCCCTACCAGTACCTCAACCCCGGTCAGCACGGCGAGATCGATATCTATTCCATTGGTCCTGACGGCCGCCCCAACACCGACGACGATATCGGCAACTGGGATCTTGAATAGCTCCTCTCCTGCTGCGCGTCCCACGGCCGGCTTCACCCTGTTCGAACTGCTGGTGGTGCTGGCCATCGTCGGTATCCTGGTCACTGCCGTGACCCTGTCCGTCGGCGGCGACCGCCGCGGCGATGCCCTGGCGCGGGAGAGCCAGCGCTTTGCCGCCCTGGTGCGGCTGGCTGCCGAACAGGCCGTGCTGCGCAGCGAGGAATGGGCGGTACAGGTCGAGCCCGACCGCTATCGCTTTCTGCGCCTGGACGAGACGCTCGGCCGGGAACCCGAGTGGATCCCGATCGAGGACGATGCCCTGTTCCGGACCCGCGAACTGGAGGCGGGCACCCGCCTGGAACTCGAATTGGAGGGTCGGGAGATGACCCTGGTCGATGCCGAGGACGAAGCCGGTATCAAGCCCACGCTGTTGCTGCTGTCCAGCGGCGAGGTGAGCCCCTTCGTGGCCGGGTTCGAGGCCCGCGATACCGACAGTCGGTTCCGGGTCACCAGTAATCTGCTCGGCGAGTTGGAGTGGGAACGGGTGGAGGAGTGAGGCGTGAGGCGTGAGGAGACCCCCCGGCTGACGGCGGCCATTCGCCCCTTGCCCGCCGCCCGCTTACCCGTCATCCCGGCGCAGGCCGGGATCCAGATACCGCCGCGGCCACTGGATCCCGGCCTGCGCCGGGATGACGGAAACGGATGCGCAGGTCGGGTTGGCCCGTCAGGGCGTAACCCGACGGGAACCGCAGTGCCTGTCGGGTTACGCTGCGCTGCCCCGACCTGCCCTGGCTCGCCTCACGCCTCACGCCTCACGCCTCACGCCCACCGCGGCTTCACCCTGATGGAATTGCTGGTCGCGCTGCTGGTGATCAGCCTGGGCATGCTGGCCGCGGTCAAGGCCGGCGGCAGCTACGCCGGCAATCTCGACTACCTGCAGCAGCGCACCTATGCCCACTGGGTGGCGCGCAATGTACTCAACGAACTGCGTCTGACCGAACGCAGCGCCGGCAGCCGCCGGCGCCAGGACGAGACCCGCTTCGCCGAACTCGACTGGCACTGGGAGGTCGAGTTCGAGGACACGCCCGATCCCGACCTGGTGCGAGCCGAGATCCGGGTCTGGCGCGGACGCGACGACGACGGCGAGCCGCTGGCGCTGCTGACAGGGTTCATGGAGCGGCCGTGAGGAGTGAGGCGTGAGGCGTGAGGAGAAAACCGGGGCGGCAGCCACACTTACCTTACCCGTCATCCCCGCGCAGGCGGGGATCCAGACACCGCAGCGGCCACTGGATCCCCGCCTGCGCGGGGATGACGGATGTCGTGTTGGTCGGGTCAGCCCGTCAGGGCGTAACCCGACGGGAGCCGCCGTGCGTGTCGGGTTACGCTGCGCCAACCCGACCTGCCCTGGCTCTCCTCGCGCCTCACGCCTCACGCCTCACGCCATACGCGGCTTCACCCTGCTGGAAATGCTGGTCGCCGTGGCCATCTTCGCCATCCTGGCCATGGTGGCTCACAGCGGCCTCAACAGCGTGTTGCTGACCCAGGCCCGGGTCGAGGAGAGTGCCCGCGCGCTCACCGAACTGCAACAGGCCTACCGCTGGCTGCAGCGCGATCTGGAGCAGGTGGTCGCGCGGCCGGTCCGCGATGAACTGGGCGGGGAGCAACTGGCCCTGCAGGCCGGCAGCCGCTATGGGGTGATGCTGACGCTGACCCGCGGCGGCTGGCGCAATCCCGCCGGCCAGGATCGCAGCACCCTGATGCGGGTGGCCTACCGGCTGGATGACGAGACCCTGGTCCGCCATCAGTGGCTGGTGCTGGACCGGGCCCAGGACAGCGAGCCGCTGGATCGGGAGCTGCTGGACGGCGTGGAAGCGCTGGAGTTGCGCTGGCTGGACGCCGACGGCGACTGGCAGCCGCAGTGGCCGCCGCCCAACGTCCTGGAAGAGGCCGGCCTGCCGCGTGCCGCCGAGGTCATTCTGCGCCTGACCGGCCGCGGCGAACTGCGCTGGCTGTTCCGGCTGCCGGGATAGATGGATGATTTGATAACCCTGTTTGCCAGGGAGCCATACGCAAACAACAACGGATGGGAGTGGATGTAGGTTGGGTCAGGTGCGTAGCAGCGTAATCCAACAGGCCGCGGGCTGTCGGGTTACGCTGCGCTAACCCGACCTACGCGCTGACAAACATGTCTTCCGACGGAATGTATCCTATGCAGCGACAGCGCGGTATCGCCCTGATCACGGCCATCCTGCTGGTGAGCATCGCCACCATCACGGCCGTGACCCTGGCCGCGCGTCAGCAGTACGACCTGCGCCGCAGCGCCAACCTGCTCGACGGCGATCAGGCCTATGCCTACGCCGAGGGGGTGGAGACCTGGGCGCGCCTGATCCTGGCCCGCGACGCCGGGGACAACCAGACCGATCACCTGCGCGAAGCCTGGGCCACGCAGCTGGCGCCGGTGCCGGTGCCGGGCGGACAGATCAATGGCCGCATCCGCGATGCCCAGGGACGGTTCAATCTCAACAACCTGGTGACCGATGCCGGCGCCGAGAACCCGCTGGCGGTGGAGCGCTACCGGCGCCTGCTGGCGCTGCTGCAGCTGGCGCCGGAACTGGCCGACAGTCTGCTGGACTGGCTGGATGCCGATATCGATCTGCGCCTGAACGGCGCGGAGGACAACGAATACCTGCTGGAGAGCCCGCCCTACCGCGCCGCCAACCGCCGGCTGACCGCGGTCAGCGAGTTGTACTACGTCCGGGGTTATGACGCCGAGGCCGTACGGCGCCTGCAGCCCTTCGTCACCGCCCTGCCGCAGCCCACCGCACTCAACGTCAACACGGTCGCGGTCCCGGAGCAGGAGCCGCGGCCCTTCGTGCTGCTGCAGATGCTGGTCGAGGACATGAGCGAGAGCGAGGCCCGCCAGCTGGTCACGGCACGCGGCGAGGACGGCTACGAATCGGTCGATGCCTTCGCCCAGGAGCCGGCCCTGGCCGGGCGCGCCCCGCAGCTGGATAATCTCACCGTGAGCAGCCAGTACTTCGTGGTCGAGGCCGAGGTCGACATCGGCACCGCCCGCAGCCGCCTGTTCAGCCTGCTGCGCCGGGACGGTGAGCAGCTGACCACGCTGCAACGCACCCGGGGTACGCAGTGAATGCCCGTTTTGCCAAGGTGGAGTGTTTCGGTTACTGTCTTCGCCAGCGGATGCCATAAAACGATAACCATGCCTGAAACCCTGCTGATACGCCTCTCCGACGCCTCCGACGAAACGGTCGAATACGCCGTGATCGGTGCTGACGGCAAGCCGCTGACCCAGGTCCAGCGCGGGACGCCCGCCAGCCTCGCGGCCCAGGCCGCCGGCCGCCGGGTGGTGCTCGCGGTGCCGGGCACGGACGTGTCCCTGTTCCGGGTCGAGGTGCCCACCGACAACCGCCAGCGCATGCGCCGGGCGGTGCCCTATGCGCTGGAGGAACAACTGGCCGACGACGTCGACAGCCTGCACTTTGCTGTCGGCAGCCGCGGCGAAGACGGCCGGGTTGGCGTGGCCGTGGCCGCGCGCGAGCGGATGGCGCAGTGGCGGGACTGGTGCGACGGCGCCGGACTGGAGCCGGCGGCCTGGTATGCCGAGACCCAGCTGCTGATGCCCGCCGCCGATGCCTGGACGGGACTGATCGACGCCGCGGCCGACCGGCTGCTGCTGCGCGGCCCGGACGGTGCGGGCTATGCCGTCGACCGGGACATCTGGCCGGCGCTGGCGGCCCGGCTGGGCGAGCCGCGCCGGCTGCGCTGGCTGACCACCGGCAGCGGGGACGCCGAACTGCCCGGCGGGGAGGGGCTGGAACCCGAAACCGGCGCCTGGGCCCAGACGCCGCTGGAGCACCTGGCCGGCGGCTTGGTGCAGACCGGCCTGATCAACCTGTGTCAGGGCGACTACAGCCGCCAGCAGCAACTCGGACGCCTGCTGCGGCCCTGGCGCGCCGCCGCCGGACTGGTGCTGGCGGCCCTGGTGCTGGCCCTGGTCGGCAAGACGGTGCAGCTGCAGCGGCTGGAGGCGCGCCAGAGCGAACTCACCGCGCAGATCGAGCAACTCTACCGCGACACCTTTCCCCAGGCCCGGCGGGTGGTCAATGCCCGCCACCAGATGGAGCAGCAGCTGCTGGCCCTGCGCCGGGCCCAGGGGCAGGACGCGCTGGACTTCCTCGGTCTGCTGGCCAGCGCCGGCGAGGTGTTCAGTGCCGCCGAGGGGGTGCAGCTGCAGGGCGTGAGCTACCGCGACGGCCAGCTCGACGTGCAACTCACCGCCAGCGATCTGCAGAGCCTGGACAGGCTCAAGCAGCAGCTGGCGGCCGGCGGCCGGCTGCAGGTCGAGATCCAGTCCGCCACTGCCGGCGGCCAGCGCCGGGTCGAGGGCCGGCTGCGCATCGCCGGGGCACGCACATGAAGGCCTGGTTCCTGAGCCTGGCGCCGCGCGAGCGGGCGATCGTGGCCGCCGGCGCCGCGGTCCTGCTGCTGCTGGTACTGTGGCTGTGGCTGTGGGAACCGCTGGCCCAGCGGGTGGAGGCGTTGGAGCAGGGCGTGGCCGTACAGGAGGAGGACCTGGCCTGGATGCAGCAGGCCGCCGCCGAGATTACACAGCTGCGCCGCAGCGGCGGCGCCGGCGGCGCGGGCGGTCTGCAGGGCCGCTCGCTGCTGACGGTGGTCGATCAGGCCACGCGGACGGCCGGATTGAACACCGGCCTCAAGCGCATCGAGCCCGAAGGTCAGGCCCGGGTGCGGGTGCAGTTCGAACAGATCGCCTTCGATGACTTCATGCGCTGGCTGGACGGCCTGCAGCGCCAGTACGGCGTCTTCACCCAGACCATCACCATCGAGCGCGAGGAGGCGCCGGGCCGGGTCAATATCCGGCTCACCCTGGACGCCCCGGCATGAGGTTGAAGCCCTGGCTGAAATGGCTGGCTGCCGGCGCTGCCCTCTATCTTCTGCTGCTGTTCCTGACCCTGCCGGCGGCCCGGCTGACCGGACATCTGACGGCCCGGCTGGCCGAACTGCCCCAGGCCCCGGCACTGCGGCTGCAGGGGGTGAGCGGCCCCTGGTGGCATGGCCGGGTCGAGCGGTTGCAGCTGGAAGGGTTCGTCCTGGGTCCGCTGCAGTGGCGCTGGC
This sequence is a window from Thiohalobacter thiocyanaticus. Protein-coding genes within it:
- the gspG gene encoding type II secretion system major pseudopilin GspG, with translation MSRQRKQQGFTLIEIMVVVVILGILAAVVVPRIMSRPDEARIVKARADIQALESALNLYRLDNYTYPTTDQGLEALVEKPTSPEPQNWKEGGYLDRMPRDPWQRPYQYLNPGQHGEIDIYSIGPDGRPNTDDDIGNWDLE
- the gspH gene encoding type II secretion system minor pseudopilin GspH, coding for MNSSSPAARPTAGFTLFELLVVLAIVGILVTAVTLSVGGDRRGDALARESQRFAALVRLAAEQAVLRSEEWAVQVEPDRYRFLRLDETLGREPEWIPIEDDALFRTRELEAGTRLELELEGREMTLVDAEDEAGIKPTLLLLSSGEVSPFVAGFEARDTDSRFRVTSNLLGELEWERVEE
- the gspK gene encoding type II secretion system minor pseudopilin GspK; the protein is MQRQRGIALITAILLVSIATITAVTLAARQQYDLRRSANLLDGDQAYAYAEGVETWARLILARDAGDNQTDHLREAWATQLAPVPVPGGQINGRIRDAQGRFNLNNLVTDAGAENPLAVERYRRLLALLQLAPELADSLLDWLDADIDLRLNGAEDNEYLLESPPYRAANRRLTAVSELYYVRGYDAEAVRRLQPFVTALPQPTALNVNTVAVPEQEPRPFVLLQMLVEDMSESEARQLVTARGEDGYESVDAFAQEPALAGRAPQLDNLTVSSQYFVVEAEVDIGTARSRLFSLLRRDGEQLTTLQRTRGTQ
- a CDS encoding class II aldolase/adducin family protein — its product is MDLRQSLVQYYRWLRQYGLNDSHSGNASVRSGEDFWITPSGACADTLTIDDLVHGQIGAPAPDGGSLDTPLHQAVYRANPAATAILHSHGPYSISMTFDGRDFVPVDFEGQYYFDRIPVLDIGLADYLADSPGRVAAELAERPAAVVRGHGVYVCAESLDRAYKWTCSFESSARLAWLIQHTNR
- the gspI gene encoding type II secretion system minor pseudopilin GspI; translation: MELLVALLVISLGMLAAVKAGGSYAGNLDYLQQRTYAHWVARNVLNELRLTERSAGSRRRQDETRFAELDWHWEVEFEDTPDPDLVRAEIRVWRGRDDDGEPLALLTGFMERP
- the gspJ gene encoding type II secretion system minor pseudopilin GspJ, which translates into the protein MRVGLRCANPTCPGSPRASRLTPHAIRGFTLLEMLVAVAIFAILAMVAHSGLNSVLLTQARVEESARALTELQQAYRWLQRDLEQVVARPVRDELGGEQLALQAGSRYGVMLTLTRGGWRNPAGQDRSTLMRVAYRLDDETLVRHQWLVLDRAQDSEPLDRELLDGVEALELRWLDADGDWQPQWPPPNVLEEAGLPRAAEVILRLTGRGELRWLFRLPG
- the gspL gene encoding type II secretion system protein GspL, which gives rise to MPETLLIRLSDASDETVEYAVIGADGKPLTQVQRGTPASLAAQAAGRRVVLAVPGTDVSLFRVEVPTDNRQRMRRAVPYALEEQLADDVDSLHFAVGSRGEDGRVGVAVAARERMAQWRDWCDGAGLEPAAWYAETQLLMPAADAWTGLIDAAADRLLLRGPDGAGYAVDRDIWPALAARLGEPRRLRWLTTGSGDAELPGGEGLEPETGAWAQTPLEHLAGGLVQTGLINLCQGDYSRQQQLGRLLRPWRAAAGLVLAALVLALVGKTVQLQRLEARQSELTAQIEQLYRDTFPQARRVVNARHQMEQQLLALRRAQGQDALDFLGLLASAGEVFSAAEGVQLQGVSYRDGQLDVQLTASDLQSLDRLKQQLAAGGRLQVEIQSATAGGQRRVEGRLRIAGART
- the gspM gene encoding type II secretion system protein GspM, translating into MKAWFLSLAPRERAIVAAGAAVLLLLVLWLWLWEPLAQRVEALEQGVAVQEEDLAWMQQAAAEITQLRRSGGAGGAGGLQGRSLLTVVDQATRTAGLNTGLKRIEPEGQARVRVQFEQIAFDDFMRWLDGLQRQYGVFTQTITIEREEAPGRVNIRLTLDAPA